One genomic region from Capra hircus breed San Clemente chromosome 18, ASM170441v1, whole genome shotgun sequence encodes:
- the LOC108638062 gene encoding major allergen I polypeptide chain 1-like translates to MTRAGALLLLCAALLLIAGGKCDDICPALRDTVDLFISGSHEAYIEQVEKYNQNPDVLETANTLKSCVDEKLTPQDKQDALSALCLTGEEEQRVKVHVLNFVTLWASVYPNANPPVVDSAAST, encoded by the exons ATGACGCGGGCTGGAGCTCTCCTGCTGCTCTGCGCTGCCTTGCTCCTCATCGCGGGCGGAA agTGCGATGACATCTGCCCAGCCTTGAGGGACACAGTTGACCTGTTCATATCAGGAAGCCATGAGGCCTATATTGAACAAGTTGAAAAGTATAACCAAAACCCTGATGTACTGGAAACTGCCAATACCCTGAAGAGCTGTGTTGATGAGAAGTTGACACCACAGGATAAGCAGGATGCTCTGAGCGCTCTG TGCCTGACAGGAGAGGAAGAACAAAGGGTCAAGGTCCACGTGCTGAACTTTGTcactctttgggcctcagtttatcCTAATGCCAACCCCCCAGTTGTGGACTCAGCTGCTTCCACATAA